The nucleotide window TGGTGGGGTAATGGCCTACCAAGGCGACGATGAGTAGCTGGTCTGAGAGGATGATCAGCCACACTGGGACTGAAACACGGCCCAGACTCCTACGGGAGGCAGCAGTGGGGAATATTGCGCAATGGGGGAAACCCTGACGCAGCGACGCCGCGTGTAGGAAGAAGGCCTTCGGGTCGTAAACTACTGTCAAGAGGGAAGAAACTGTTAAGGTTTAATACGCCTTTTCACTGACGGTACCTCTAGAGGAAGCACCGGCTAACTCCGTGCCAGCAGCCGCGGTAATACGGAGGGTGCGAGCGTTAATCGGAATCACTGGGCGTAAAGCGTGCGTAGGCGGCGTGGAAAGTCAGACGTGAAAGCCCTCGGCTCAACCGAGGAATTGCGTTTGAAACTGCCATGCTAGAGTCTCGGAGAGGTTGGCGGAATTCCAGGTGTAGGAGTGAAATCCGTAGATATCTGGAGGAACACCGGTGGCGAAGGCGGCCAACTGGACGAGTACTGACGCTGAGGTACGAAAGCGTGGGGAGCAAACAGGATTAGATACCCTGGTAGTCCACGCTGTAAACGATGGATATTAGGTGTCGGGATTTTATCTCGGTGCCGCAGTTAACGCGTTAAATATCCCGCCTGGGGAGTACGGTCGCAAGGCTGAAACTCAAAGGAATTGACGGGGGCCCGCACAAGCGGTGGAGTATGTGGTTTAATTCGATGCAACGCGAAGAACCTTACCTGGGCTTGACATCCTGAGAACCCTCCCGAAACGGAGGGGTGCCCTTCGGGGAATTCAGTGACAGGTGCTGCATGGCTGTCGTCAGCTCGTGCCGTGAGGTGTTGGGTTAAGTCCCGCAACGAGCGCAACCCCTATTGTTAGTTGCCAGCAAGTAAAGTTGGGCACTCTAATGAGACTGCCCGGGTCAACCGGGAGGAAGGTGGGGACGACGTCAAGTCATCATGGCCCTTACGCCCAGGGCTACACACGTACTACAATGGTGCATACAAAGGGCAGCGAAGCCGCGAGGCCAAGCCAATCCCAGAAAATGCATCCCAGTCCGGATCGGAGTCTGCAACTCGACTCCGTGAAGTTGGAATCGCTAGTAATCCCGGATCAGCATGCCGGGGTGAATACGTTCCCGGGCCTTGTACACACCGCCCGTCACACCACGAAAGCTGGTTCTACCCGACAACGACGGACTAACCTTCGGGAGGTAGTCGTCTACGGTAGGGCTGGTGATTGGGGTGAAGTCGTAACAAGGTAGCCGTAGGGGAACCTGCGGCTGGATCACCTCCTTTATAGAGTAAGCTCAACTCGCTATTTAATTGCAAGGACTATTAGTCTTTGTGTCGCGGCCGAATGGGCCTATAGCTCAGTTGGTTAGAGCGCACGCCTGATAAGCGTGAGGTCGATAGTTCAAATCTATCTAGGCCCACCACTTGATCAGGGGGTGTAGCTCAGCTGGGAGAGCATCGGCTTTGCAAGCCGAGGGTCGTGGGTTCGAGCCCCTCCACCTCCACCAAAGTGGGAGTATGTTGGGGGAAACCTCCTGACGGCGCGACAAGATCTTTGACAGTTAAATAGGGTAAGAAGAGAGAATTCCTAAGTAAAATAAGTTACTAAGGGCACAAGGTGGATGCCTTGGCACTAGGAGGCGATGAAGGACGTGATAGGCTGCGATATGCCTGGGGGAGGAGCCAAATATCCTTTGATCCCGGGATTTCCGAATGGGGAAACCCACATGGATTCATATCCATGTATCTCTTTGCTGAATACATAGGCTTAGAGAGGCGAACGCGGTGAAGTGAAACATCTCAGTAACCGCAGGAGAAGAAATCAATAGAGATTCCGGTAGTAGCGGCGAGCGAACCTGGAACAGGCCAAACCGATGAGTTTCGACTTGTCGGGGTTGTAGGGCTCACATAATCGATCCATGATTAGATAAGGGAACAGTCTGGGAAGGCTGACCGTAGAGAGTGAAAGTCTCGTACCTTAAATCGAAAGTGGCGTAGTGAGTACCTGAGTACCGCGGGACACGTGAAACCCCGTGGGAACCTGGGAGGACCATCTCCCAAGCCTAAATACTCCCTAGTGACCGATAGCGTACCAGTACCGTGAGGGAAAGGTGAAAAGAACCCCTGTTAGGGGAGTGAAATAGAACCTGAAACCTTGTGCCTACAAGCTGTGGGAGCGGACTTGTTCCGTGACCGCGTGCTTTTTGCATAACGGGCCAGCGAGTTATTCTGTAATGCGAGGTTAAGCGTAAGTGTAGCCGTAGCGAAAGCGAGTCTGAATAGGGCGTCAAGTATTGCGGAGTAGACCCGAAGCCGGGTGATCTATCCATGAGCAGGCTGAAGCTTGAGTAAAATCAAGTGGAGGGCCGAACCAGTATCGGTTGAAAACGATTTGGATGACTTGTGGATAGGGGTGAAAGGCCAATCAAACCCGGTGATAGCTGGTTCTCCCCGAAATATATTGAGGTATAGCGTCACATTAGTTTGCCGGAGGTAGAGCACTGACAGGGCTAGGGGCCCCACCAGGTTACCAACCCCTTTCAAACTCCGAATGCCGGTAAATGATGTGTGGCAGTCAGGCTATGGTTGCGAAGGACCGTGGCCGAAAGGGAAACAGCCCAGACCAACAGCTAAGGTCTCGAAATCAATGCTAAGTGGGAAAGGTGGTGGAGTTGCTGATACATCCAGGAGGTTGGCTTAGAAGCAGCCATCCTTTAAAGAAAGCGTAATAGCTCACTGGCCTAGCGATTCTGCGCCGAAAATGTAACGGGGCTAAGCATTGTACCGAAGCTTTGGGTTCATAGTTTACTATGAGCGGTAGGGGAGCGTTCTCAGATGGGATGAAGGTGTACCGTGAGGTGCGCTGGACTAATGAGAAGTGAATATGCTGGCATGAGTAACGATAAAATAAGTGAGAAACTTATTCGCCGTAAACCTAAGGTTTCCTGGGTAAAGTTAATCTTCCCAGGGTAAGTCGGCCCCTAAGGCGAGGCAGAAATGCGTAGTCGATGGGAAACAGGTTAATATTCCTGTACTTGTACATGTGTGCGAAGGAGGGACGCAGGAGGATAGACGGTCCGGGTGTTGGATATCCCGGTGCAAGCGTGTAGGGTTGATTGGCAGGCAAATCCGCCAATCTATATGCCTGAGACGTGATGCCGAGTCATTAAACTGACGTAAGCCGTTAATTCCATGCTGCCAAGAAAAGCTTCTAAGTTTAGCATGTGCAAACCGTACCGCAAACCAACACAGGTAGGTGGGTCGAGTAGACCAAGGCGCTTGAGAGAACTCTGGTTAAGGAACTCGGCAAAATGACCCCGTAAGTTCGCAAGAAGGGGTGCTCGAGACTGTGAATATTTAACTATATGAGCGGTTTTGAGACGCAGCGAATCGGGGGGGGCGACTGTTTACTAAAAACATAGGTCTCTGCTAAGTCGTAAGACGATGTATAGGGACTGACGCCTGCCCGGTGCCGGAAGGTTAAGAGGTGGGGTTAGACTTCGGTCGAAGCTCTAAATCGAAGCCCCGGTAAACGGCGGCCGTAACTATAACGGTCCTAAGGTAGCGAAATTCCTTGTCGGGTAAGTTCCGACCTGCACGAATGGCGTAACGATCCCCCCACTGTCTCAACCAGAGACTCAGTGAAATTGAATTCCCGGTGAAAATGCCGGGTACCCGCGGAAGGACGGAAAGACCCTGTGCACCTTTACTGCAGCTTGACATTGGTATTTGATTATTCATGTGTAGGATAGGTGGGAGACTTTGAAGCGTGTACGCCAGTATGCGTGGAGTCACCCTTGAAATACCACCCTTGAATACTTAGGTATCTAATCCAATACCGTAATCCGGTTTGGAGACAGTGTCTGGTGGGTAGTTTGACTGGGGCGGTCGCCTCCTAAAATGTAACGGAGGCTTGCAAAGGTTCCCTCAGGCTGATTGGAAACCAGCCGTTGAGTGCAAAGGCATAAGGGAGCTTGACTGTGAGAGAGACATCTCGAGCAGGAACGAAAGTTGGTCTTAGTGATCCGGTGGTTCCGAATGGAAGGGCCATCGCTCATAGGATAAAAGGTACGCCGGGGATAACAGGCTGATCGCGTCCAAGAGTTCACATCGACGACGCGGTTTGGCACCTCGATGTCGGCTCATCACATCCTGGGGCTGAAGCAGGTCCCAAGGGTACGGCTGTTCGCCGTTTAAAGTGGTACGCGAGCTGGGTTTAAAACGTCGTGAGACAGTTTGGTCCCTATCCTCCGTGGGCGTAGGAGAATTGAAGAGGGTCTGCCCCTAGTACGAGAGGACCGGGGTGGACGAACCTATGGTGTTCCTGTTGTCACGCCAGTGGCATTGCAGGGTAGCTAAGTTCGGTAAGGATAACCGCTGAAAGCATCTAAGCGGGAAGCCCGCCTCAAGATAAATTCTCCCTGGACTTCGGTCCCTAAAGATCCCTCGAAGACTACGAGGTTGATAGGCTGGAGGTGTAAGCAGTGTGAGCTGTTCAGCTGACCAGTACTAATAGATCGTGCGACTTATTCTACAATAAAAAGGAATTCTCTCTTCCCCTATTTACTTAAATATTTGAGTAAAAACTCAACACTTTTTCTTGGTGCCCAAGGAGGAGGGGGTACACCCGGTCCCATTCCGAACCCGGTAGTTAAGCCCTCCATCGCCGATGATACTGCATGGTAGCGTGTGGGAAAGTAGGTCGGTGCCAAGGAATATTTCAAAAGGCCCTCAGTCGATTAGACTGAGGGCCTTTTCTTTTGGTCCAAAGTCACGCCCCCCAACTCGCGTGATGGATGGTCAGGGGCAATCTATCATTGTGGTTGATGATGGTGTGTGGGATAGTAGTGGTGGAATATCAGTTAAAACCGGAGATTGATTTGGCACATTTGAAAGCGCTCCCCAAGGTCATTCCGATTCGGAACAAGGAGATCACGCAGGGCAAGCTTGTGAGGGCCGTGGGCAGGGTTCTTGCGGAGGTCGGCTTTCAGCGGCTGGGCGTGAACCTGGTGGCGCGTGAAGCAGGGGTGGATAAGAAACTGATCTATCGGTATTTCGGCGGGCTGAGCGGGCTTGTGGCCGCATATGGGGAGACGGTCGATTTTTGGCCGACGGCGGCGGAACTGGTCGGTGATGACCCGGACAGTGTGCGTGGGATGCCTCCGCATGCCCTCATGGCCATGTTTTTCAGGCGGTACCTGCGGGCGATTCTGAACCGGCCGCAGACGTTGGAGATACTTGCCTGGGAGGCCCTGGAGCGGAATGATCTGACGCAAACCCTGGAGCAGGTGCGCGTCAAGACCGCCCTCGAGTTTTTCGAATTGATGGAGCAGGACCCGCCGGAGGACGTCGATCTGACCGCGTTGGTGCTGCTTATGGCCGGCTCCGTGAATTTCCTGGCAGTCCGTTCCCGGATCCATTCCAGCATCGGCGGTGTGGATTTGCGCTCGGAAGATGGATGGACCCGAATCGAGCAGTGCATCGAAGTTATCCTGACCAAGACCCTCAGGAAATGAAAAGGCCCGGAGCATGTGCCCCGGGCCTTTTTCGCTGATCTATTTTTTGTTCTTGCCGCGCTTTGTCCACAGCTTCATTTCTTTCATTTTTTTGCGTCGTTCGCGCTGGAGGCTCTTGCAGACC belongs to Pseudodesulfovibrio portus and includes:
- a CDS encoding TetR/AcrR family transcriptional regulator, whose amino-acid sequence is MEYQLKPEIDLAHLKALPKVIPIRNKEITQGKLVRAVGRVLAEVGFQRLGVNLVAREAGVDKKLIYRYFGGLSGLVAAYGETVDFWPTAAELVGDDPDSVRGMPPHALMAMFFRRYLRAILNRPQTLEILAWEALERNDLTQTLEQVRVKTALEFFELMEQDPPEDVDLTALVLLMAGSVNFLAVRSRIHSSIGGVDLRSEDGWTRIEQCIEVILTKTLRK